The following nucleotide sequence is from Tardiphaga sp. 709.
CTGTCGCAGTCGGCGCAGCCGGTGATCATCCACTGGCTCGGCGACATGTTCGATCCGGCGTTGGCGAATTACTGGGGCACGTCGAGCCTCGACACCGCGATGGATATCGCGGTCGATGTCATCAACCGTAACGCCGCCAAGGTCGACGGCGTCAAGGTGTCGCTGCTCGATGCGCAGCGCGAGATCGACATGCGTCGCCGTCTTGATCCCAAGGTCAAGATGTATACTGGCGACGATTTCAACTATGCGGAACTGATCGCCGGCGACGACAAGGGCTTCTCGCACGCGCTGCTCGGCATCTTCGATGCCATCGCGCCGGCCGCGTCTTATGCATTGTCGCGTCTGGCGGCAGGCGACGAGGCCGGCTTCCACGACGTACTCGGCCCAACGGTGCCGCTGTCGCGTCACATCTTTAAGGCGCCGACGCGGTTCTACAAAACCGGTATCGTGTTCATGGCCTATCTCAACGGCCATCAGGACCACTTCACCATGATCGGCGGGCAGGAGAGCACGCGCTCGACCCAGCATCTCGCCGAACTGTTTCGCCTCGCCGACAAGGCGGGTCTGCTCGCCAATCCCGAATTGGCGACGCAGCGCATGAAGGCGATCATGGCAACGCGCGGGATCGAAGCCTGAGATGCGTGACTTTTCCAACGACCATCGCTGGCTGTCGCTGAACACGGCGACAGTCCGCAAGCAGGGCGACTTCGTCGCGATCGCCGAGGCCTGTGCACGTCACAAGATCCGCGGCGTCTCGCCGTGGCGCGATCAGGTCGCCCATGTCGGTCTCGACAAGGCCGTGAAGGCGGTGCGGGATCATGATCTCGAACTGTCCGGTTATTGCCGCGGCGGGATGTTCGTCTCGGACGAAGCCCATCGCCAGCAGCAGCGCGACGACAACAAGCGCTGCGTCGATGAAGCGGTGGCATTGGGCTCACCGTGCATCGTGCTCGTCGTCGGCGGGTTGCCGCAATATTCACGGCCGGGCTCTGCGCCTTCGAAGAACATCATCAATGCGCGCGCGCAGGTCGATGATGGCATCGCCGAGATGATGGAATATGCGAGTCAAGCGAAGATGCCGCTGGCCATCGAGCCGCTGCATCCGGCTTACGCCGCCGACCGCGCCTGCGTGAACACCACCGAACAGGCGCTTGATATCTGCGACCGGCTCGATCCCAACCGCACCGGCATGCTCGGCGTCGCCCTCGACGTCTATCACATCTGGTGGGATCCGGAGCTGCACGCGCAGATCGCGCGGGCAGGGCAGGACCGTCTGCTCGCATTTCACGTTTGCGACTGGCTGGTGCCGACGAAGGATATCCTCAACGACCGCGGCATGATGGGCGACGGTGTCATCGATATCCGCAGCGCACGTGCTGCTGTGGAAGCGCAGGGCTTCGCCGGTTATTCCGAGATCGAGATCTTCTCGGAGAACTGGTGGAGCAAGTCGATGGACGAGGTGCTGACGACCTGTATCGAGCGGCACAAGACGGTGGTGTAAAGCACGGTTTAGCGTCGAAACGCACGAACCTGACAGGCCAAAGCGGGGAAACCTGCAGAGGCCGCGTCCCAGGAAGCGCGGCCCCAGGAACAGAAATCGCCCATAGCAGTCGCAGACTGCGTAAACTTGTCTGCGGTGTGGCGCGCCGTGAGGCGTTGCGCGGTTGCAGCTTACCGGCGTTCCGGTGGAGCGAATCGCGACAGAAACCACCCTTTGCGCCTCACGGCGCGCTGCCACCCCTCATCTTGAGGGGGGCGCATAGCTCGGGCGCATTTGCGTCGTGAGGATGCAACACTGTGGCGGCCAGATACCACCTGCAGTCATTCTCCGGATGCAACGCACCATTTTCTTGACACGAATAGAGGTGAGTGCTTACTCACGACGCTATGAGCACACTTCGAATGACCCATGACCTCAGGCGCGAGCTGATCCTCAGCGCGGCGAAGCGATGCTTTGCGCGCAATGGATTTGCCGGCACGACGACCAAGAGCGTGGCGGCTGCGGCGTCGATTTCAGAAGGCTTGCTGTTCAAGCACTTCCCGACCAAGTCGGCGCTCTATGCCGAGATCCTGGCGGAGGAATGCGAAGCCGATCCCGCACTGAACAAGTTGCTCGGTTTGCCGCCGTCGACCGAGACGCTGGTGATTTTGATTCGCGGCATGGTCGGGCACTTCCTCGACATTCCGCGCGATCCCGATCCCGATCATGAAGAGGCGCAGCGCCTGCGGCTAATGGTCATCAGCCAGTTGCAGGACGGCGAATTCGCCCGGCTGCTGTTCGACAAGATCGGCGAACTGATCGGCCCGACCTTTACGGCGTCACTTGAAGACGCTGTCCGGACGGGCGATGCGGTCCGGATCGGAAAAGAGCCGATGGGTCTTTTCTGGTTTGCGCACCACACTGCGATGATGGCGGCGTTATCGCGCCTTCCCTCGGTTCCCTGTTTGCCTTATGCCAGCACCGCCGACAACGAGCGGCAACTTTGTGAGTTTATTCTCCGCGGTATCGGACTGAAAGACACGGCGATCGCGATGTATATCGATCGCGAGCTTCCGGCGTACCTGATGCCAGCGACTACGACAGAAAGCGCATGACATGACACTCACGACCGAACCCAGCAGCAGCACGGCGCCGCGCGCGACTGTCGAGAAGCCGCGTCCGCGTCCGCGGATGGTGCGTTGGTTCATCATCGTTGGCATTCTGCTGGCGATCCTGGTGGGCGGCCTGGTGGGCTTCAACGCGTTCCGCGCCCACATGATCAAGCAGTTCTTCGCCACCATGAAGCCGCCGCCGACTGTGGTGAGCGTTGCCGATGCCAAGTCCGAAGTGGTGCCCAACCTGATCAGCGCCGTCGGCGATCTCGCCGCCGTGCATCAGGTCAACGTCACCTCCGACGTCAACGGCCGCATTACCGACATCCAGTTCACCGCGGGCGCGACCGTCAAGGCCGGCCAGCCGCTGGTGCAGCTGTTCGACGGACCGGACCAGGGCGACCTCGCCAACTTCAAGGCGGCTGCCACCGTGGCACGCATCAATCTCGACCGCGCCAAACAGCTCGCCGAGCGTCAGGTTGGTCCGCAGGCCACCGTCGACACCACGCAGGCGGCGTATGATCAGGCGCAGGCCAATATCGCCAAGACCGAAGCGGTGATTTCGCAGAAGCAGGTGCGCGCGCCGTTCGACGGCGTGCTCGGCACGCGTCGGGTCGAAGTCGGCCAGTACCTGACGGCCGGCACGCAGATCGTGTCGCTCACCGACCTGTCCGCCGTCTACAACAACTTCACGGTCACGGAAAAAGACTCCGGCAAGCTGCAGGTCGGTCAGGCTGTGCGCATTTCGGTGGACGCTTATCCGGGCCGCAAGTTCGAGGGCAAGATCACCACGATCGAGCCGCAGATCAGCGCGGATACGCGCAACATTCGTGTTCAGGCGACGCTGCAGAATCCGGAAGGCATCCTGAAGCCGGGCATGTTCGCGACCACCACCGTGGTGCTGCCGAACAAACCGGCTGTCATCACCGTGCCGGAGACTGCAGTCGACTACACGCTCTATGGTGACTCGGTTTACCTGATCACCGAGAAGAAGACCGACGATGGCAAGAGCGAGCTCTCGGCGGTGCGCACCTTCGTGCGCACTGGCGACCGCATCGATGGCCGTGCAGTGATCACGCAGGGCCTGAAAGCCGGTGATCGCGTCGTGGCGGTCGGACAGCTCAAGTTGCAGTCCGGTGCGCTGGTGTCGATCTCGACCGATCCATTGCCGCAGATTCCGGCGAAGCCGCCGCTGAACTGAAACCCGATGGACGGGCCGCGAAATGCGGTCCGTCCCGGTTCATCTGAATGAATTTTCTCGCATCGTCGCGCGGCCTGTGATGGCCGGCAGATGGTGCCGATGACGGAGCGACCGCAATGGTCTTCACGGATATCTTCATCAAGCGCCCGGTGCTGGCACTGGTCGTCAGCCTGCTGATCCTGCTGATCGGTTTCAAGGCTGCAACCAGCCTGCCG
It contains:
- a CDS encoding sugar phosphate isomerase/epimerase family protein, whose amino-acid sequence is MRDFSNDHRWLSLNTATVRKQGDFVAIAEACARHKIRGVSPWRDQVAHVGLDKAVKAVRDHDLELSGYCRGGMFVSDEAHRQQQRDDNKRCVDEAVALGSPCIVLVVGGLPQYSRPGSAPSKNIINARAQVDDGIAEMMEYASQAKMPLAIEPLHPAYAADRACVNTTEQALDICDRLDPNRTGMLGVALDVYHIWWDPELHAQIARAGQDRLLAFHVCDWLVPTKDILNDRGMMGDGVIDIRSARAAVEAQGFAGYSEIEIFSENWWSKSMDEVLTTCIERHKTVV
- a CDS encoding efflux RND transporter periplasmic adaptor subunit, which encodes MTLTTEPSSSTAPRATVEKPRPRPRMVRWFIIVGILLAILVGGLVGFNAFRAHMIKQFFATMKPPPTVVSVADAKSEVVPNLISAVGDLAAVHQVNVTSDVNGRITDIQFTAGATVKAGQPLVQLFDGPDQGDLANFKAAATVARINLDRAKQLAERQVGPQATVDTTQAAYDQAQANIAKTEAVISQKQVRAPFDGVLGTRRVEVGQYLTAGTQIVSLTDLSAVYNNFTVTEKDSGKLQVGQAVRISVDAYPGRKFEGKITTIEPQISADTRNIRVQATLQNPEGILKPGMFATTTVVLPNKPAVITVPETAVDYTLYGDSVYLITEKKTDDGKSELSAVRTFVRTGDRIDGRAVITQGLKAGDRVVAVGQLKLQSGALVSISTDPLPQIPAKPPLN
- a CDS encoding dihydrodipicolinate synthase family protein translates to MNKPVMPTSTASSLSLKLPKADRSIETYRLAASRTFPAKLEGALNRIAFSAAHIVADPLAECDPWLNQTIDWDRTIAFREHVWDLGLGVAEAMDTAQRGMGMDWPTSLELITRSVAAAKPRGALVFSGAGTDHLAVEDARSIDDVIKAYEQQFEAIEKVGGRIILMASRALAKLGKSAEDYGRVYDRILSQSAQPVIIHWLGDMFDPALANYWGTSSLDTAMDIAVDVINRNAAKVDGVKVSLLDAQREIDMRRRLDPKVKMYTGDDFNYAELIAGDDKGFSHALLGIFDAIAPAASYALSRLAAGDEAGFHDVLGPTVPLSRHIFKAPTRFYKTGIVFMAYLNGHQDHFTMIGGQESTRSTQHLAELFRLADKAGLLANPELATQRMKAIMATRGIEA
- a CDS encoding helix-turn-helix domain-containing protein; its protein translation is MSTLRMTHDLRRELILSAAKRCFARNGFAGTTTKSVAAAASISEGLLFKHFPTKSALYAEILAEECEADPALNKLLGLPPSTETLVILIRGMVGHFLDIPRDPDPDHEEAQRLRLMVISQLQDGEFARLLFDKIGELIGPTFTASLEDAVRTGDAVRIGKEPMGLFWFAHHTAMMAALSRLPSVPCLPYASTADNERQLCEFILRGIGLKDTAIAMYIDRELPAYLMPATTTESA